In Cryptomeria japonica chromosome 5, Sugi_1.0, whole genome shotgun sequence, the genomic window CCTCTGAACCACAGGAAGCGCCACCTCCAATCCTATCTCCATCCCATGGACATTTTCAATATGTGGAAGGTAAATATATATTAGTAGAATTTGAAAGTTTTGTTTGAGAGAATGTAACTAATAGCTGGCCCAGTTGCTACATTTTTATAGGCCCAGCTGCTTCATCTCCAAGTGTTTTCCCTTTCAAACCTCCTATGAAGAAACCAACTTTACCTCATCTGGAGATGCCAAGGAACAGATCAAAGAGACAAGCACCAGTTACTCTGGCACCTAAGAATCAAGGTCTCTAAATTTTCTTAATCATCCTTAAATGGCAGAGAGTCTTTTTTGTACAGATGTAAATTTGTTGCTCTCTGTTGTTAATTATATAGGGTATGTTGCTGCTCCTGCTAGTGTACCCTATGAACCGCAAACAGAGTACCGAGTAACACCCAAGTTGGCACCATCCATAACACTTCATTCTCCTCCATATTATCAAGATCATCAAGGTAGATATTCTTCCTacattggaaaaatattttgagaaacagtaattttatcataacttggtAATGTTGGATTACAGGTCCTagcatttgaaaaataaattgaatgaatgattcaataatcggatgattacttccaaggggttgagcttaattggttaaaacactgggttctcactgtggagacccaagttcaattcccaatagggacatctgaagtgggattctaagttgtgactcttggccttccataggatggggaaggtcttgggtcaatctaatcaaacataataatattaataataataataattcaaagatatgtaatggggatggggccccctactgtgtccccactggttcatagctccagtcaaaagctattcaggcttcggccaattaccgataaaaaaataaaaataataataatcggatgattacattgaacgatgtacacgtatatatagaggttacaagacaatgttctataaatagaactagttgttaaagtgaaatcaaataagctaaaaagctaaatatagcttaaaaagctaaataataaaaaaactaacttaaaaagctaaatagctaaataagtcgacaactaagatgactgctaaaaatagaagatgactgctaaaaatagaagatattaatattattttaacaccctccctagTGGTCATCTTACTCAATACCCTACGAAAGACACTGCAGGTGTTATGATCACAAATGCATAGACCATCTGTTGCTACGAagaccctcccaggatctgcagaatgtaaatgaccaagagtaccaaaacCCATCCAAGCTAATGTAGCCTTCACACGCAAATTAGAGATCTAGCACACACGAATTACTGaagcctgaaaccatgattttgaggaaaaaattagcAAACCTTTTTGCAGAAGAGTATTGAGCATTGTTTGCTCCAACAACTCCTAAACAGACTGCAAGATACCACAGTTGCAAATGTTCGCCCTGACAGGTGCAACCCAAATtgactgcaacaaagcacgatttttgaGGGAAAAACCGTCAAACCTTGAAATAGGAACGCTCGAAAAGAGAATTtatgattttgaggagaaaattgaaaaaccaagaagtttgaggttacaaatcatcgtttttgtggaaaaaaacattaaaacccagataactaaaatcttacgcgaatatcgcagattacagatgagataatttttaagggaaaattataaactctgcgaacaatttttgaagaaaaaatcgtgaaaaccctcccatgattttttgtggaaaaaatcagaaaaccgatagacaatttttcaagaaaaaatcgtgaaaactcTGGGACTTGAAAGACGAGGTCTAGCCTAAATCAATCTGAGAAAGGTAAcaatattcagatatcgtgaacatgcgctgtttccaggtgttgtagttgaggccactgaacttttgactgtgttccaacatgatgttggtcaaagatgccatcacaaaaatcgaggttgaacgaggtcaaccgagtgaaagcaagagacaaaagaatcggatttaaaaaaaaatcaaaatagaagcagctgttgaaaaaactgaaaccctagAGGAGAATTCTGGCTCAAATTCCAAGGCACCAATTTCGAGGTTTGGAaaaaacccaaaaattaaaattttctacaaacttaaaacctgaaatttttcttgaaaataatcagaaaaaaataataatttgcagaaaataaaaaaatacctctgATTTTTTTTGTAAGAGAAacagaaaaatatagaaaaaaattttcaaaaaaaaaataggggCAGAAACCCTAGGTCAAATGTACAGCATTAACAGTGCCCAGAAGACACCAAAATTCCCGACGTCTACAGAATTAGCAGAAATCGCGGACAGTTTTAAATTCCAAGGTAAATTcgctggcacaaaatttgaggcacggAAAATGAGGCACCCAAAAAATATGAGACCAACCTAAAaaactctcgaaaaacccaccaagaatcagAAATCAAAATGCAGATCTAACAGCTCAAAATTCGAGGCACGGAATACGATGCACCCAAAAAAATATGACGATGACCCAGTTGGGGTCTCggaaaacccaccaagaatttgcaaccagaataaaatttcgacttgaattgAAGgttcaaaaccctagtcgaaaattgcagaaactctaggaaaattttcaacttgcaaaaaaaaaaaaccgcccaggaagagaaaaagagcctgcttttttttaaaaaaaaaaacagttttaaaaaaacctcttcaataaatttgaaaaattttaataacaaaaactttcaaaatttttaatttccatgctctgctaccatgaaaaataaattgaatgaatgattcaataatcggatgattacattgaacgatatacacacgtatatatagaggttacaagacgatgttctataaatagaactagtcgttaaagtgaaatcaaataagctagaaagctaaatatagcttaaaaggctaaataataaaaagctaacttaacaagctaaataagtcaactaaaaagctaaatagctaaataagtcgacaactaagatgactgctaaaaatagaagatgaccattatagaagatattaatattattttaacaacatTTCCCCTTTTGATCCATACCAGATGAAACCAAGATTTCCTGAGGGCAACCAACCCTGGAAAAGTTTGAGACATGTGCCAGTGAGAACATTACCTGTGGCTCAAGGTCTGCTTATGGTTTCTTCTTAATATTTGAGCTAGAAATACACATAAATTATACTTTATGATTGGCAAATTGGTTGCCTTTGGTAGGGTCTGTGTCTTTTCCTCCGATTGCTCCTCCACCTGATCAACCCATAGGGAACTCAAGGAATACATTCACACCATCAATAATAATTTCTTCCCCATCACCTTATTCAGGAGTAAAAGGTAGATATGCTTTCTTTCCACAATCCTGAACTTTTTTCTATGGAGAATATTGTCATATTTTTTACTAATATGGCACTGCTCATTTATCTTTAGGGCATGTAACTTCTCCAAGCAATGAACATTACAGATCACCCTTGAAAAGGCCAGGAAAACTTTTAGCCCCATCACCAATTATAAGGTCACATTGGCATGCACTGACCATAATTCCACCTATAGATCAAGGTATCCGTTGCAAACATTCTTGATGTGGGTAGACATACATTTGATGCTTCTTTTTTTTGAAAGAGGTGAGTTTTTTACAGGGCATTTTTATACCCATCCTGCCCTTCCACCTGAACAACACAAAGGAAATAATGGTATTCTTCCATTCCttcattaaaaatattaacttCCCTTAACATTTTAAAAGAGATTAATGTAGGTATTCTACTTTTCTGCACTTTGTGAAGGGCTCCCATTAAGTTTTGCAGTGTCATTAATTCTAGCTATTGTTGAATGATTTCTTATATTTAGGACCCACAGCTTCTCCTCTAATCATTGCTTCCCAACCACCCCAGAAGCTGCAAAGTATAACTCGAACACTGCCTTCAAATAAAAGACCATGGAGGCATGCACCACTTGCAATTCCATCTGTTCATGAAGGTCTCTTAAAAAGTTTTATTTCTGGTTTCAATAGGTATATTCAATCTATGATTCTATGGATATTATTAAACTCTTGGTGCCTTTTTCCAGGATATATTCCTAGTCAATTTACTATTCCATCTGGACCCCCAAAAGTAATCTCAAGTGCTGCATCTGCACCACAGCTAATAGTTCCTACACCTCATAATTGGGTTGTGAAAGGTGTTTTTTTTTCTACTCTTTCTTTTTGATGGCAGCATCCAGAATTTTGGCAGTTctaaattttctattattttctTGTAGGGCCTGTTAGTTCTTCATCAAGTATTATTCCATCTCGAGCAGCCCAAAGGAAACCAAGCATCCCAGTAGCAGCACCACCAAACATAAGATTGCGGAATCATGCCCCAGTTACAAGTCTACCTATATTTCAAGGTCTATTCATGATTCCTTTGTATCTAGGATAGACTTGATTAATGTTACACTATAACTTATTGGATCATTGGTTGCTCTTGCAGGGCCTGTttcttcaccagtcaaatctctGCATCCCTCATCCTCTGCAAACTTTATAACTCCAACAGTCTCACCAACAATTATATCTCCTTTCTCTACACATCGATTACGGAAGCATGCACCAGTTGGAAGCCCACTAATTCAAGGTCtcctcttgattccattttctgTTTCTAAAATTATACTTACCTTACTCTAGAAGTCACTGGATTGTTAGTTGTTTTTTGCAGGGTCAATTCATTCTCCTGTTAGATCTACACATCCATCATCTCCTGGAAACTTGAGAACTCCAACATTGTCACCATCAATCATATTTCCTTCGCATAATCGATCAGAGAAGCATGCACCAGTTGCAACCACACCTATGATTCAAGGTCTCTTCTTGGTTTCATTTTCTGTTTCTAAAATTTTACTCATATTACTTCCCAGTTCACCAGATTGTGAGTTGCTTTTGCAGGGTCTGTTAATTCTCCAGTTAAATCTCCACATCCTTCATCCTCTGGAAACTTGAGAACTCCAACAGTCTCACCATCAATTATATTTCCTTCGCATAATCGATCACAGAAGCATACACCAGTTGCAACACCACCTATGATTCAAGGTCTCTTCCCGGTTTCATTTTCGTTTTCTAAAATTTTACTCGTATTACTTCACAATTTACCAGATTGTGAGTTGCTTTTGCAGGGTCTGTTAATTCTCCAGTTAAATCTCCACATCCTTCATCCTCTGGAAACTTGAGAACTCCAACAGTCTCACCATCAATTATATTTCCTTCGCATAATCGATCACAGAAGCATACACCAGTTGCAGCACCACCTATGATTCAAGGTCTCTTCCTGGTTTCATTTTCGTTTTCTAAAATTTTACTCGTATTACTTCACAATTTACTAGATTGTGAGTTGCTTTTGCAGGGTCTGTTGATTCTCCAGGTAAATCTCCATATCCTTCATCCTCTGGAAATTTGAGAACTCCAACAGTGTCACCAACAATAATATTTCCTTTACATAATCGCTCAGGGAAGCATGCACCAGTGGCAACTCCACCTATGATTCAAGGTCTCTTCTTGGTTTCATTTTCTGTTTCTAAAATTTTACTCATATTACTTCACAATTTACCAGTTTGTTAGTTGCTTTTGTAGGGTCTGTTAGTTCTCCAGTTAAATCTCCACATCCTTCATCCTCTGGAAACTTTAGAACTGTAACAGTCTCACCATCAATTATATTTCCTTCTTCTCCACATAATCAATCACGGAAGCATGCACCAGTTGCAAGCCCACATATAATTCAAGGTCTCTTGGTTTCATTTTCTGTTTTTCTAAAATTATCCTCATATTACTTCATACATCAATAGATTGTTAGTTGCTTTTGCAGGGCCTGCTCATTCACCAGTTAAATCTCCACATCATCTATCACAAAATCATACAACAGTTGGAAGCTCACCTGTGATTCAAGGTCTCCTCTTTATTCCATTTGCTGTTTCTCACATTATACGCACTTTACAAGTGACTTGATTGTTAGTTACTTTTACAGGGCCTGTGTATCCTCCAGAAAAATCTCCATATCTGCCTTCCTCCGGAAACTTAAGAACTCCGACTGCCTCGCCGCCAATTGTAATTCCTTCAGCTCCACATCATCAATCATGGAAGCATGCAGCAGTTGCAAGCCCGCCTACAAGTAAAGGTCCGTTCATGATTCCATCTTTTATTGCGAGAGTAATACTCATCTTATTTTAGTAGTCACTCAATTGATGGGTGCTTTTGCAGGGGTTATCAATTCTCCAGCTATATCTCCACATCCTTCCGCTCCAAATAAGCAATCACAAAATCGTACACCAGTTGGAAGCCTACCCTTCATTCAAGGTCATTTCTCTGTTCCATATTTGGTCTCTCAAATTATACTTTCTTTGCTTCACAAGTGACTGGATTGTTATTTGTTTTGCAGGGCCTGTTTATTCTCCAGAAAATCCTCCAGATCAGCCATCTTCTGGAAACTTAAGAACTCCAACAGCCTCGCCATCAATTGTAATTCCTTCCCCTCCACATCATCGATCATGGAAGCAAGCACCATTTGCAAGCCCGCCTATGAGTAAAGGTCTATTCATGGTTCTGTCTTTGGTCGCTTGAATAATATTATAGTACTCATCTTATTTTAGGAGTCACTCAATTGTTAGTTGCTTTTGCAGGGCTTATCAATTCTCCAGCTAAATCTCCACATCCGTCCACTCCAAAAAAGCAATCACTAAATCATACACCAGTTGGAAGCCTACCCTTCATTCAAGGTCATTTCTTTGTTCCACATTTGGTTTCTAAAATTATACTTTCTTTGCTTCACAAGTGACTGGATTGTTAGTTGCTTTTGCAGGGCCCGTGTATTCTCCAGAAAATTCTCCAGGTCAGCCATCTTCTGGAAATTTAAGATCTCCAACAGCCTCGCCGTCAATTGTAATTCCTTCCCCTCCACATCATCGATCATGGAAGCAAGCACCATTTGCAAGCCCGCCTACGAGTAAAGGTCTATTCATGGTTCTGTCTTTTGTCGATTGAATAATATTATAATACTCATCTTATTTTAAGAGTCACTCAATTGTTAGTTGCTTTTACAGGGCATATCAATTCTCCAGCTAAATCTCCATTTCCTTCCAGAGCACATCATCGATTGCAAAACCATACTCCAGTTGGAAGCCCATTTGTTTTTCATCGATCACCAAAGCATACACCAGTTGGGAGCCCACTTGCAATTCATCGATCACAAAAGCGTACACCAGCTGGAAGGCCACCCGTGATACAAGGTCCCTTATTTATTCAATTTTCAGTTTCTCTGCTTGTACTTACTTTACAAGTGACTGCATTGTTTGTTGCTTTTGCAGGGCCTGTGTATTCACCAGATAAATCTCCACATCTGCCATCCATTGGAAACTTAAGAACTCCAACAGGCTCACCGACAGTTGTAATTTCTTCCCCTCCACATCATCGATCATGGAGGCATGCACCAGTTGCAAGCCCGCCTACTAGTAAAGGTCTATTCATGGTTCCATCTTTTGTTGCTAGAATAATACTCATCTTATTTTGGGAGTCACTCAATTGTTAGTTGCTTCTGCAGGGCTTATTAATTCTCCAGCTATATCTCCACATCCTTCACCTCTACATCATCAATCACAAAAACATACACCAGTTGGAAGCCCATCCACGATTCAAGGTCTCTTCCTTACTCCATTTTCTGCTACTCAAAGTTTATTCACTTTACTTCACAAGTGATTGGATTGTTAGTTGCTTTTACAGGGCCCGTGTATTCTCCAGAAAAATCTCAATATCCACCATCCTCTGGAAACTTAAGAACTCCAACAGCctcaccatcaatgacaacccatccATATCATCAATCATGGAAGCATGCACCAGTTTCAAGCCCACCTACAAGTAAAGGCCTATTCACTGTTCTGTCCTTTGTTGCTAGAATAATACTCATCTTATTTTGGGAGTCACTCAATTGTCAGTTGCTTCTGCAGGGCTTATCAATTCTCCAGCTAAATCTCCACATCCTTCACCTCGACATCATCAATCACAAAAACATACACCAGTTGGAAGCCCATCCATGATTCAAGGTCTCTTCCTTACTCCATTTTCTGCTACTCAAATTTTACTCACTTTACTTCACAAGTGACTGGACTGTTAGTTGCTTTTACAGGGCCTGTGTATTCTCCAGAAAAATCTCAATCTCCACCATCCTCTGGAAACTTAAGAACTCCAACAGCCTCACCGTCAATGGCAACCCATCCATATCGTCAATCATGGAAGCATGCACCAGTTTCAAGCCCACCTACGAGTAAAGGCCAATTCATGGTTCTGTCTTTTGTTGCTAGAATGATAGTCATCTATTTTGAGGAGGCACTCAATTCTTTGTTGCTTTTGCAGGGCTTATCAATTCTCCAGCTGAATCTCCACATCCATCACCGTCAGGAAATTTGAGAATTCCAGCAGCCTCACCATTAAATAAATTTCCATTGTCTCCCCATCAAGCTCATGCAAAAGGTACATGTGTTCTATTCTTTCAGGTTTGTGAGGTCTATTATTTAACCGTATTCTATTAACTTACACTGATGATTGCCTATATATTGCATGTTAGGGTCCCCCACTTCTCCAAACATTTCCCCTACTCAACCGTCAAAGAAAAGACCAACAACACCTGTGGCACCACCGCCAATGATATTTCCTCCCCCGCCTCCTGGTCAAGGTGTGTGAAGTGGACAttatttcttgtttttctttaaAGATGGGTTTAGTTTCGGTTGAACTGTTTTGTGTATGAAAATTGCAAAATCTAAAATATTTTACTCTTTTAAACAAAGATAAACTGTTTGTCATTGGTAATGATCTATTTTGTGTATAGATTGTAGTTCAGTATCCTGTACTGCACCATACACTTCTACTCCTCCTGGTTCTCCATGCGGCTGTGTGAATCCTATGCAAATTGAGCTTGGGCTTGGTGTGGCACTCTATGCTTTTTTCCCACTAGTCTCGGAGCTCGCTTCACAGATAGCTGGAGGAACTTTCTTAAAACAAAGCCAAGTCAGGATTATGGGAGCAAATGCATACAGTCAAGATGAGGAAAAGACAATTGTGGATATTGATCTGGTGCCACTTGGAGAAAATTTTGATAATACAACCGCCTTGCTTATTTTTGAAAGATTTTGGCAAAAGAAAGTTATGATTAATGAGACCCTTTTTGGTGATTACTGGGTAATCTTTATCAATTACCCTGGTATGTACCTTTTGTTATGCAAGATCTAACAGTTTTCATATTTTTTAAACAAGTGGTCTTCATGATGAGAATATATCTTTTTCAGGGCTCCCTAAATCACCACCTTCTGCATTTCCACATACAACTTACAATGGTGTGCCTAATTCAAGTAGCAATGGATCAAGCAAAAAAGATCCTCTTGGAGTTGATGTAAATAAACAGAGCGATAAAATGGGAGCTGGGACCATTGCAGTTGTTGCCTTGTCTTCTGCAATTGCCATGATCATATGCCTTGGAACAGTTTGGATCATTATCTTGAAATGTAGAAATCAGAACAGGCCAACTTTGGCTGTTGTTGAGCCCACCCATGTACCATCCAGTACAAAAAGATCAGGTATCTATCCAATCACActatatttttcaaatattcctgTGCTGGAATAGGGAAGTTTTTGGTCAATCTCAAGCGCTGAGAGGCATTGCTTTCATATTTGGTCAACTATCATCTTAAGTTTTTGTCATTCTTATTTCTTTCTTCCTCCTTGCACTTGAAAAGCAACAGGTGGTGGTTCCATCCTGTCAGGAAGCATGGAAAGTTCCACATCAATGTCATTTGTTTCAAGTATGGCTACCTATACAGGATCTGCTAAAACATTCACTTCAGCTGAGATTGAAAAGGCCACAGATAGATTCAATCCTCAAAAAATTCTTGGAGAAGGAGGCTTTGGACGTGTTTATCAAGGATTATTGGAAGATGGGACAAAAGTGGCTGTAAAGGTTCTTACTAGAGATGATCAACAAGGAGGGCGTGAGTTCATAGCTGAAGTTGAAATGCTAAGTCGTTTGCATCACCGAAACCTGGTTAAGCTGATTGGTATCTGTACTGAAGAGCATAATCGTTGTTTGGTCTATGAGCTTATTCCCAATGGCAGTGTGGAATCGCATCTTCATGGTATAGTATTTCCTGTATAATGTACTATTTCTTGAGACTATAGTACgataaaaatcaacaaagtatCTTTACATATTTTAGGTTTAGAAGTGAAACATTGGGTGTGGGTTGAATTTCATTTCTACATTGTGGCCATTTGTATGGATTCATGTGCTAGCTGTTTGACTGCTAACATGCCACAATATCATTTTCTAGCTTAATAGACTTCAATGTTTCAGGTCTGGACAAAGAAATTGCTCCTCTCGACTGGGATGCCCGTATAAAGATAGCTCTTGGTGCAGCTAGAGGGCTTGCTTATCTCCATGAAGATTCAAGTCCTCGTGTTATACATCGTGATTTTAAGGCTAGCAACATTTTACTTGAGGATGATTTTACCCCTAAAGTAGCAGATTTTGGGCTGGCAAAATCAGCCTCTGAAGAAGTTAGTGGACACATCTCAACAAGAGTCATGGGGACATTCGGGTATGTAATGTAGATGCTTGATACTGCAAATTATATCTCCGCTATTTCTTGAATTCACCTATCTTTGGTGAAAGCAATTTCATTCATTTGTTTATTAACCATAAGTGGAGACAAGTACTACTCTTTCTTGGTATGCAGTTGCATTTTACAGGAGCTCAAATCATCTCCTGAAGGGAAATGtttctcttttggcatcattttccttttgatattatacatattgattttttatattttcccGAAATTGTTAAAACCTTTGTTAATTTCGTTGTTCCCATTGTGTCACTCATTTCTCTATACCTTGAATGCTGGACATACAATTTGCTTTCATTTCTCAGTTGTTTTActaattcatcttttgtgttttaGAGGATCAGAATTGgtctcttctatatatatatatgcttttttAAGATTCATGCAAAGCTGGATTTAATTCTTTATATATAATTTCTGCAGGTATGTTGCTCCTGAATATGCAATGACTGGGCATTTGCTTGTGAAGAGTGATGTGTACAGCTACGGGGTAGTGTTACTGGAGTTACTTTCTGGAAGGAAGCCAGTTGACATGTCTCAACCACCTGGGCAGGAAAATCTTGTTACATGGGCCCGGCCCCTTCTTACAAGCAAAGAAGGCCTAGAAACTTTGGTGGACCCAGCTTTGGGGGGCAATCTTCCTTTTGACAACATTGCAAGAGTTGCAGCCATTGCATCCATGTGTGTCCAGCCTGACCATTCTCATCGACCATTCATGGGTGAAGTTGTACAAGCATTAAAGCTT contains:
- the LOC131045786 gene encoding uncharacterized protein LOC131045786 isoform X16; the protein is MWQRVGFLLFLLFFSSPAYDVKKFQFVEDDLHNTSAQYYDQVSSCYRKGNPDKCKSFTVRSEIQRLRQILYTHSNRAASGGFRSPSSLCSGNVVLSSSTNLTSYNLVPSANALSSVVESPSVFSNKLQLKRQNWLFSLPLVHIPRRYLLAAPSLPVEPSMNPHTPNHIFRRPEMDNIPPLFSVATHYGQPQYLSPSGSYENQHFIRISSPSSGLSSIIYSPTISDGQEAPGSHMNKIQHLKAAPPLFPSSWPYTQPPLVSRQNLKHQMHQSAFHPVMPNPANPSSKWLSPSFFGAPSEVRPPVSHSWTSATPSGPVVSAPSTYGLGRSQDQPSMPGTALPRNMANRQAPVAMPPMSFSSPPNLFPSEPPMEKSKAPEVVPFTKFSPLGNKHDLKEPSVSPITSPNESPWKNARIPVTALVHKSSSSHAPASGQGYVSSPQISPAFVPSLKVVGYPPPIDLPSEPQEAPPPILSPSHGHFQYVEGPAASSPSVFPFKPPMKKPTLPHLEMPRNRSKRQAPVTLAPKNQGYVAAPASVPYEPQTEYRVTPKLAPSITLHSPPYYQDHQGHVTSPSNEHYRSPLKRPGKLLAPSPIIRSHWHALTIIPPIDQGHFYTHPALPPEQHKGNNGPTASPLIIASQPPQKLQSITRTLPSNKRPWRHAPLAIPSVHEGYIPSQFTIPSGPPKVISSAASAPQLIVPTPHNWVVKGPVSSSSSIIPSRAAQRKPSIPVAAPPNIRLRNHAPVTSLPIFQGPVSSPVKSLHPSSSANFITPTVSPTIISPFSTHRLRKHAPVGSPLIQGSIHSPVRSTHPSSPGNLRTPTLSPSIIFPSHNRSEKHAPVATTPMIQGSVNSPVKSPHPSSSGNLRTPTVSPSIIFPSHNRSQKHTPVATPPMIQGSVNSPVKSPHPSSSGNLRTPTVSPSIIFPSHNRSQKHTPVAAPPMIQGSVDSPGKHAPVATPPMIQGPAHSPVKSPHHLSQNHTTVGSSPVIQGPVYPPEKSPYLPSSGNLRTPTASPPIVIPSAPHHQSWKHAAVASPPTSKGVINSPAISPHPSAPNKQSQNRTPVGSLPFIQGPVYSPENPPDQPSSGNLRTPTASPSIVIPSPPHHRSWKQAPFASPPMSKGLINSPAKSPHPSTPKKQSLNHTPVGSLPFIQGPVYSPENSPGQPSSGNLRSPTASPSIVIPSPPHHRSWKQAPFASPPTSKGHINSPAKSPFPSRAHHRLQNHTPVGSPFVFHRSPKHTPVGSPLAIHRSQKRTPAGRPPVIQGPVYSPDKSPHLPSIGNLRTPTGSPTVVISSPPHHRSWRHAPVASPPTSKGLINSPAISPHPSPLHHQSQKHTPVGSPSTIQGPVYSPEKSQYPPSSGNLRTPTASPSMTTHPYHQSWKHAPVSSPPTRLINSPAKSPHPSPRHHQSQKHTPVGSPSMIQGPVYSPEKSQSPPSSGNLRTPTASPSMATHPYRQSWKHAPVSSPPTRLINSPAESPHPSPSGNLRIPAASPLNKFPLSPHQAHAKGSPTSPNISPTQPSKKRPTTPVAPPPMIFPPPPPGQDCSSVSCTAPYTSTPPGSPCGCVNPMQIELGLGVALYAFFPLVSELASQIAGGTFLKQSQVRIMGANAYSQDEEKTIVDIDLVPLGENFDNTTALLIFERFWQKKVMINETLFGDYWVIFINYPGLPKSPPSAFPHTTYNGVPNSSSNGSSKKDPLGVDVNKQSDKMGAGTIAVVALSSAIAMIICLGTVWIIILKCRNQNRPTLAVVEPTHVPSSTKRSATGGGSILSGSMESSTSMSFVSSMATYTGSAKTFTSAEIEKATDRFNPQKILGEGGFGRVYQGLLEDGTKVAVKVLTRDDQQGGREFIAEVEMLSRLHHRNLVKLIGICTEEHNRCLVYELIPNGSVESHLHGLDKEIAPLDWDARIKIALGAARGLAYLHEDSSPRVIHRDFKASNILLEDDFTPKVADFGLAKSASEEVSGHISTRVMGTFGYVAPEYAMTGHLLVKSDVYSYGVVLLELLSGRKPVDMSQPPGQENLVTWARPLLTSKEGLETLVDPALGGNLPFDNIARVAAIASMCVQPDHSHRPFMGEVVQALKLVYNDSDASNAGGSGSFSRGESSAHDTEVKDSSSQPWHHSMQYVPDSTSFVTIDYDSGPLETQGLEVERPLSASALMSNSGRLIRQLSGSFRRHSSSGPLRTNRSKESWYGIRDPERGSISEHGVKRHFDRGSDGDVHELWP